In one window of Macaca thibetana thibetana isolate TM-01 chromosome 5, ASM2454274v1, whole genome shotgun sequence DNA:
- the NKX3-2 gene encoding homeobox protein Nkx-3.2: MAVRGANTLTPFSIQAILNKKEERGGLAAPEGRPASGGTTVSVAAAPAVCCWRLFGERDAGALGGAEDSLLASPAGTRTAAGRTAESPEGWDSDSALSEENESRRRCADAPGASGAGLAGGSLSLGQPVCELAASKDLEEEAAGRSDSEMSASVSGDRSPRTEDDGVGPRGAHMSALCSGAGGRGGSGPAGVAEEEEEPAAPKPRKKRSRAAFSHAQVFELERRFNHQRYLSGPERADLAASLKLTETQVKIWFQNRRYKTKRRQMAADLLASAPAAKKVAVKVLVRDDQRQYLPGEVLRPPSLLPLQPSYYYPYYCLPGWALSTCAAAAGTQ; this comes from the exons ATGGCTGTGCGCGGCGCCAACACCTTGACGCCCTTCTCCATCCAGGCGATCCTCAACAAAAAAGAGGAGCGCGGCGGGCTGGCCGCGCCAGAGGGGCGCCCGGCGTCCGGGGGCACAACGGTGTCGGTGGCCGCGGCGCCCGCTGTCTGCTGTTGGCGGCTCTTTGGGGAGAGGGACGCGGGCGCGCTGGGGGGCGCCGAGGACTCTCTGCTGGCGTCTCCTGCCGGTACCAGAACAGCTGCGGGGCGGACTGCGGAGAGCCCGGAAGGCTGGGACTCGGACTCTGCGCTCAGCGAGGAGAACGAGAGCAGGCGGCGCTGCGCTGACGCGCCAGGGGCCAGCGGGGCCGGCCTCGCGGGGGGATCCTTGAGCCTCGGCCAGCCGGTCTGTGAGCTGGCCGCTTCCAAAGACCTAGAGGAGGAAGCCGCGGGCCGGAGCGACAGCGAGATGTCCGCCAGCGTCTCAG GCGACCGCAGCCCAAGGACCGAGGACGACGGTGTTGGCCCCAGAGGTGCACACATGTCCGCGCTGTGCAGCGGGGCCGGCGGCAGGGGCGGCAGCGGGCCGGCAGGCGtcgcggaggaggaggaggagccggcGGCGCCCAAGCCACGCAAGAAGCGGTCGCGGGCCGCCTTCTCCCACGCGCAGGTCTTCGAGCTGGAGCGCCGCTTTAACCACCAGCGCTACCTCTCCGGGCCCGAGCGCGCCGACCTGGCCGCGTCGCTGAAGCTCACCGAGACGCAGGTGAAAATCTGGTTCCAGAACCGTCGCTACAAGACCAAGCGCCGGCAGATGGCCGCCGACCTGCTGGCCTCGGCGCCCGCCGCCAAGAAGGTGGCGGTAAAGGTGCTGGTGCGCGACGACCAGAGACAATACCTGCCCGGCGAAGTTCTGCGGCCACCCTCGCTTCTGCCACTGCAGCCCTCCTACTATTACCCCTActactgcctcccaggctgggcgCTCTCCACCTGCGCGGCCGCCGCAGGCACCCAGTGA